Below is a genomic region from Eupeodes corollae chromosome 1, idEupCoro1.1, whole genome shotgun sequence.
TGATCGGTTTAAATTTAGGAAAAGAATAATTGATTTGTAAAACTTTTCGAGCTGTTACATAATATcatcttagaaaaataaatatgtcattgtacgaaacaatttttatgagcTCAATTAgagttatatatgtatgtatgtaaatgtgatataaaacaaattaacttaaacTGGTCTAagacatatatttaaatttaaaacttacagtccatgatatttttaaatttttaatagttaAAACCTTGGAGACGACAAATGACGCGTCGCGTCGTTGAAtaaattccaaattaaaaaacaggAACCAATATAATTTGCTACATCGTTTTTAGTATGAactgttttaatttcaaatattaatttaagttttaacacTTGCGCACATAAGTATTCAGTGTCAAGGTTCCTCAACTATGCAAATCACAAAGTACCtaccttttttttagtttaaaaaatagtgaTGTTTCTGGTTTGAgctctttaaacaaatttaaccaaTTAGCAGGTCAACAACATGACTGCCTGATGTAAGacataaaatgtaaacataGTTAATATTGACCTCTATTCTTTAGATTAATAGGCTAACTCAAGACGTCTGACGTAGTCGTACGTACAATTATATCTTCTGGGTTTTgtgagatttgttttttaagtaggTTGTATGATCGCTATCAGTTTGTTATTTTTAGCCCTATTCGAAAATGAATTGACTCatgatattaaattaataagtgCTGTGAATACTTAATGTCTGCATAACGGTTTCGACTTTTTACACAGTACGTTGCATAAAAGTAACGCGATACGtgagttttatttaaacaacttaTGGTGTAGTGTGTAAATAGTGTTTGTTACAGGTATGTTTCAAGAGAGGGTCTTATTGAACAATTTGAGCATTAGGACACTCCTTTTTACGAcacatataattttaaatcaaaatttcaataattagtGAGTAAAAAGGTGGTATTTTACTGATATCTTAAGGATTGGTATCATACAAAAGATTCGTTTGTTATGCAAATTTAAGCTTTTACTGGGCTAAAATGTACGGAGATATAATTAAGCAGTTTCTATCTCGTACAAAATAAGGACATAATTTCGGAACATCGTAAATCGTTGTGTTAATGCATATTCAATGGGCTAGAATTTTCGGACATATTATTCTGTCTACAATAAGTTTTACAAAATctctttttaagaaataaactaTTTGTAAATACCCTGTTCCTCCTCAAAACTAATAATTGGGACTCACCTGACGGTCTATTAATGTTTGTCTTACTTTTTAAACGGTATGGTTATTAGtatattacaattatttaattttaagtgtgATTTAGCGTTGATTAAGCGTAAGCCTCAAATCTGCGTCTAAAACACATATGTACGagtaatttgtaataaaatacgTAAATACTATTTACAACACTCTTTTTGGCGAGTTAGATTACccatgaaataaatttgtacatatgtatatttcaaaTGTATCATTATGCTTTCAAGTGTACACAGAGGTATTATGTCTGCCAATCAATCAGCTTGTGATGTTTTCATGACTTAAGTATAATTgattgcttaaaaataaaatcaagctTACAATCATTAAGTAGGTCCAAATACAAAATGCCAATAAATTCGAGACGTTGAAGTATTGGCaatctcaatttttaaaaaaatgttgtcaaccAACAAGTAAGTAAATAGTTAGGCTTGTTAAAATAAACCGTAGTCCAAAAATGTTCAGAGCATACAATTCAGGTTGAGGTTTTGAATTTTGACAGCAGCGTAAGAAATTAAGAATGGCTTTTCAAGTGACAACAAATCAGCTAAACACAAATAAatggtattcaaaattaaataggaaaaaagacaaaaaatgtatgtttaacaaaaattgagcaTAATTTATGaaacatatttacatatgtatatatgtcaGCAACAGTTCCAATTGTATAAGTACATACAATATTTCATTGTCTCTAAAATTCTAAAACTATTTCCAAGCAAGGCTTGGACAGTTGAACGGATTTCGATGACGAGGatgaaaagttcaaaatattttcatttgtgtggaatattttttaaaataaacttaggTTCCCGTAGTTATTAAAGTAACTGATAATTTTGTGACAAAGCTGTAGCCTCTGAAATTcgatttattgataaattagaaCTCGATTGAGCTTTATCGCATTTCATCACCAAGTTCTCAAGTTTTGAAACTTTGATTTAGATTCCGGTTTGAGATAGAACTTCGACACACAAAGGGTTTGAGAATACTATGCACATTAGCGCTTATAAAGACAACGAgcacaaaaatatgtacataacaGCTATTTTAACTCTATCGAGAAATACATAACATCCAATATAAAATAGTCAACATTCACGACAACATGCCAGATAAAAGTCTAACCAAATAGAAGATAAGACGCCAGTTTTGGAATTGGGTAGGTTCAGGCAACTAAAGGGACTTTATTTGcggtcaactgcattctttgaacgcaaATTTTGAACTAGGCAACTctgaactttacttcactaacctctaccttcaaTTGATCGTgcaaaaaactacttaaaacatgattgtctacaaaacactcctcaggcaaggtTCAAATCCATTttgacttgtattttgtattttaaagaaatgatacttattctttttccaattttacaagGAACGCTTTTCCTAAAACATCAAATACAATTGGTAGAACATTAATCaatcacagagtaataaagttcagctttcagttgaatgaaaaattatgattagccgttattttgacataagcataattgacttgatagttatgggctgcgttcaatctcagacaaatagggtatccggatacttttttgttagtattttacgtgtaaaataacagctgatcaaaaacagctgagatgtccaaaaaagaatccaaaggtatccaagaatttctgggttATATACATAGGTATCTGACCcgacagctgattcaacacatggttgaatttcaagaaacttgacaattgatttcagctttttgtatttgttggtaaacaaaaagatacaaaatgttagttgaagttgtatttgaggatgttctgtacataatagacagAATAGATTCCTAAAAGAATAGATTAAATGTTTgatcttaaaacaattttggtttcGAAGCTTAAacgtttctctgctttttgtgaacagctatccaactcgtttaacaaggtatctaaaaatccacttATCCctataccctatccaacacgagattgaacgcagccatggaaatttttcttgactaacttttcagtcaacATTTCAATAAAGTGTCCTTAACTGGAAggaaattttttggcagctggccaatcagatactagaaacttgccttactttcaagtcccttatgtctaTTGAACCTGTCCATTATGTGcatctgaaaaaatatttaaaaattgaaaagaagaatcttttttaaaaaaaaatttgaacgaAATCCAATTAAACacgaaaacagatttttttttaaattgagaataTTAAATCCCAAAATAAATGTCCGCTTAAACAAAGACTGacagatttgtttaaattttattagtaaaatgtcaaaatttcgaTGTAAAACTAGCTACGGTCTGTGGTATATCAATGGGCCATTGGgagcattcacaaagctagtggctacatAGTGAAAATtgaactagctttgtgaatgcaaaattgcactacaaagctagtcaatccggaactgtcacattaatgacaaatacaaatatataaaataagaaacatttgtgttttcagaactttaaattgtttttttttttttaaattcaacaaaaccaaatagaaaatgtaatattattgatttatatttgtatttaaataccaaaagatccatttcattttgaattcttgtgtccttaccgagcagctgattttgaaacgtcgaaaccagtgtgcactaactttgtagccgaaatttaTACACTACGTcagaggggaaatttcaactacttttgtagttagatttagccaatcaaaaccccttgactacgtagccactagctttgtgaatgcgaccattaaactggtctaagtgtgtcctaGTTAATCACAACCTAACCTATTTACGGGTTTTACAAAAAAGCTGCAAGACTGTTATATTATAGTTCTGaaactatttctttaatttaatttttttctttttacattaaaaaaaaaaaataaaggagatTGAACTACAGTGAATAAATGGCACTAGTCACATACTTTCTGATAATTAATATACCTTATTATATTATTCGTTATATATAAATAAGGCTAATTAAAACTGTAAATTGtctattaaatcaatttattccaTACAGCTTTATTGCATAAAAATgagaatattaaattaaatttcaaaacaaatgattataattaatgttattatttttatattaataaaatataatctagTTATTATGACAAGATCTTAATTGGTCCAATACATGCAAAACATAAGGACACGTATCAACTGTACAGTGCTACTCGTATGTACctacttcgaaaaaaaattaaaatgcgtTTGGTTATTTTAATAAGAGAAGCAAAATATTCACAGTCAACTGCTTCGCttcctattaaaaaaaaaagacacggTTCTGTTTTAATATCACACCATTAAACGTTTTCAATATTATGGATGCTGGACTTGGCCTTtagagtatttttaaaaaattcaatcaataagatctaaaaaaaactaaatttaaattgttttatgggtccattttctatataaaggccttaaaataattaaaccttGAACATTATTTCCAAAGTTGTAATATTAACTGGATGTAAAATGAAGGCCGCATTTTTTATATTGTCGATTGCAACACTGTTGGCATATGCTGAGTGTATAAATCAAGTTACTATAGCAATGCGCAAAAACGAAGTCATACCGGACGTTGTTTCTCAAGGTCCAAAAGCAGAACTTAGAGTAAGGTTTTTACTGATAactaataatttgtaaaattttaagttttgtattccCTTAGGTCAAATACGATCGTAAGGCCGTGCATTTGGGTAATGTACTTACTCCCACTCAAACCAAGAATAAGCCAGACATAGTAAGCTGGAAGTTCGATAATAATGCATTTTATACTTTAATCTTTACGGCACCGGACGGACCGAGTCGCGCAAATCCTAAATACCGAGAAGTTATAAAATGGCTGGTTGTAAATATTCCTGCAAACAATATCAATAAGGGAGAAGTCTTGGCAGAGTATATAGGAGCAGGTCCTTCAAAGAACGCAGGGTTAGCGCGGTATGTGTTTTTAGTTTACAAACAGAAAGGGAAGCAGAACTTTGATGAGAAACCCATTGATAAGTATTCATTCGATCCACggaaacatttttcaacaagaaatttcacacaaaaatataaaatggaaaatgtGCCTGTGGCAGCGGACTTTTTTCAGGCCCGTTATGATAGTTATGTTCCTGTTCTTTACAAACAGGTCCACTATAATCCGGATTCTTAATTGAggtattttaaatactttttttgttaatttatatcccggaaaataaagtaaaccaaaacgaaaaataaacaagcaacatttaaaaaactaagaCTTTTATTTTCCCTAATAATCCCACGATGTTTAATTGTGCACTTCTCTTGATTTAGTTCAGTAGTTTTTAACAGTTTATGTATTATACTGCCCAGACGAATAAATATACGAATGAAATTATTTCCTCCTACTTTACTgagatgaaatttttaaaagaatttacataaatgtaattttgtatagaatctATAAGTGAAAATgagttacaaaatatatttttatttcatttttaaatactatttctaattataaattttgctatataatatacataattataaaacacataacgcttaaaatatatatttatataataggAGAATATTATATAGATAAAATATCTACAATGATACACACTTTCAATTGCTCAACCAATTATGGACCGCCTTTGGAAACTATATCAATATACGTCTTAAGGGCCATCACTTTTGCATTGACAATTGGATGCGTGCAGGTTGTGAGTAAGGCTTTGCCAATGTCTAATTCACCTTGCATTATCATGCACACAACTAGATTGTAGGTCATAATCGACTGAGCAGCTTCGATAGATTTGACTTGCCAGTCTTTTGTTTCGAAGTCGAAAGCGTTAGGTGCAGATATGAATTTTGGCTCCAAATGAATACGTGCTTCTGATAATTTATCCATCATCATCAAAGCTTCCCCGCTGTACATATGTCCAAGcattctttaataaataaaacttgtacatttgctgtttttttatttaaattgtaggAACTTACTCATATGATTCCGAAATACCGTCCATACGCAGCAATTCATTGGCATATTCCAGTGCAAGAACATAGTCCCCTAGACGCAACGAAACGTAACTGTAGGCCGCAGAAATAGCAGCGCCTAAATTAGCAAATGATTCCTTGGATATGGGCATGGAAGGATTACAAATGTTGTCATCATTGATTGAACTCCAACTTTGTGTATCAGCATCTTCAGTGTTAGATGTAGTAAACTGTGTTTTGTAGGTGTTATGCAGATAAAGAGCATTACGTAGACATAAAGCTGCAAACTCCAAGTTGGTTTCAGGAATCGCAGCAGACTGTACATTTTCCctaaagaaatttaatattacACTTTAACCTGTTTGAATCTACAATCAATATCGACTTTATTTACGGGTAGGCAAGTTTTGGAGTAGGTTGAAAGATAAATTTCCTCCGAGACCCAGGACATACTATTGCGGCTATAATTggctttttatcattttctaaatttgtcttgaaatataataaaagcaaacaattattaattcataatttttcaggagataagaaaaataaacctagaaataaaaaataaactaaacttacCATTTCATTAAACATAATACAAGCCTCCGCAAGTCTAAACCAAAGCCTAGGATTCTTGTGATAAGTCTTAAGAGCAATGAGAAAGCACTCGAATGCCTCTTTAGGCCGCCTCAAATGTAACATCGATATACCAAGATTGTATAAAACTTCTCGCGAACGAGGTGCACTCAAATAATGCAAtgggacattttttaaattactagaGAATTTACTATCAAATGATATAGCGTTCTGAAAGAACTTCGCAGCCACAGCATAGTGACGAACTCTCAAATGAATAATGCCCATGTTGTTAGCGATGCAGGTATCCAGATCTTCACCATGGGTTCTATATAGAATGCATATTTAGTTACAAATATTCAAACTGCTTATTACAAACTGGCTTACTCGACGCCATAACATCCGGGAGTAAACTTTTTGGACAACTGCTTAGCAGCCATCTGAAAATCTTTCATTAGATAGTATTGATGTGCTTTGAGCGCAGCAAATTCTGCAGTCTGAAAAGATGAAACATTTTTAGTTAGAATATGCGACACAATTATAAATGTGTTAATGCTTACCCCATCATCAGGTATTACAACGGTTTTCCTATTCAAAACATTAGTCATCATTGCTATCATTTTAAACATTCGATTGAAACCATCAATGCTGCTCAAGATTTCCGGTGAAGAATTGTCTTCGCCTGCTACAGTATCTAAGTTGATTCCCAAATGGATTTGTATAGCTTCGAGAAAAGCCAATGCTCGTTTCAGTTGATTTGTAGCCAGCAGACAACTGATAACAAGTACACCAACATTCAAAACAATGGATTCTTCTAACTCGTCTAGCCTTTCCACTAATGGCATAAGGATGTCAATAGCACTGAAATATTTCCGCCTGTGGTAGTAGATAACTGCCTTGTTATAAGTGACAATTGGACTCCGTGGTCTGGTTGCCTaagaaatgtgaaaattaaCCTTTATtagtaaaattagaaaaaaacggCATTGAAAGGGAAACAATGGTTGCTTCCGtagtttgaatttgttttgattatacACCGAAATACAACCCAAACCGAAAGACATAAGTAGTGCGTCCATTTTTCCGAAGTAATGGGATAGAGAAGATGTTCAAAATACaaacgaatttttattttttttaattaagtcataaaaaaagttgtaaggataacaataaaaacaattttgtatttgaatgcATCgacaatatcaatttttatactTCTGACATTGAACATAGAAATATTTATGATTTGACCAATTTATATTTGCAAGATCTCAAAGGTTTCCGTATTCTcagatttgtttgaatttcaatttttttccagCTGAAATTGAGCTTATTCCATTTGAACGTTGGTAAGCTAACATAGTCATTCGCCGTATAAGCGCTCGTACCGGCTTCCAGTAACATTCAAAGCTAGTTATTACCTTTTTTTGACGGATCACTAAAACCcttctatttttattgaaagtaatttattctttttaagatacaaaaatacacaGTTTAAATTCGTTTAAAGACAGAAATCAGTAGGTATCAAGCAAACGAGGTTTTCGGTTTCTCTATGTCAGACCATTCTGCGGGCAAAAAAATTCGGAGTGTCtgtataaaattttatgaaaatcagATATAAAACGGAACCTACTTTTATGTAAAGTTTATCATAAACTTTATAACAACTGAGAGCCGACATTCATATAATAGATAAAAACATACACAATTCTGTCCggttttgacaaaatttaagaatttttatgatttccaTATTGACTTAAACTGCATTGGCCACGCTTATACCCCTATTATGGTTGGCGAATCGAACGTTCGAAGTGAGATATGTATATAGTGCTactataccaaaaaaaaataacaggcataaataaacgtcaactcataaaatttcaagaaaaaactgttgttccttaattgataattttcatatttaataaaaatacaaaaataaaccaaaatgataagcaacatagatttgtttttttggagaaaacgtATAATGAGGTGGGGAGGAAGAGAGAGGAAAAGGAAGAAGGAAGGAGGAATCGGGAGACATTGGTATCGGAGTAGGGTGCCCTTTGCATTGAGGTAGGGCACTCTCTACTGACGTTGGGTGTTATCTCATAACGAGGTTGGGTGCTAGTTGTCGTTAGAAAAAATGGGAGAGGTATGGGTAGGATCGGGTCGGTCGAAGAAGGTAACTCTGGAATGGGGAACTAGGATAGGGATTGGGTGGAGGAAGGAATGTCCGTTACGGTAGCTGCGGCATGCTTGCGGTGCACAGCTGAGCTCGTCGGATGTTGGGGGGGTCTTGCTACCGTAACCGGGACTCACCTCTTATTCCctaccttttcttttttttaacttcttttttttaacttctttttttttaacttctttttttctcaCTGCGCGGAGGGACGTTCCACggaaaaggtaaaaaaaatggGTATGTCCCGCCGTCGGTTGTGTATTCCGATAGAGCCATTTACTCCCTCTATCAGTTAGCATTA
It encodes:
- the LOC129940435 gene encoding protein D3-like; translation: MKAAFFILSIATLLAYAECINQVTIAMRKNEVIPDVVSQGPKAELRVKYDRKAVHLGNVLTPTQTKNKPDIVSWKFDNNAFYTLIFTAPDGPSRANPKYREVIKWLVVNIPANNINKGEVLAEYIGAGPSKNAGLARYVFLVYKQKGKQNFDEKPIDKYSFDPRKHFSTRNFTQKYKMENVPVAADFFQARYDSYVPVLYKQVHYNPDS
- the LOC129940434 gene encoding CCR4-NOT transcription complex subunit 10, which translates into the protein MMLPSEVVSTEKGKLTEQDFNLIAQAQDEFNKQCYDKCLETLQQLEQSMGNIFKIQHNKCIAEFYKNESRNHDKLLQMLQTESTEATRPRSPIVTYNKAVIYYHRRKYFSAIDILMPLVERLDELEESIVLNVGVLVISCLLATNQLKRALAFLEAIQIHLGINLDTVAGEDNSSPEILSSIDGFNRMFKMIAMMTNVLNRKTVVIPDDGTAEFAALKAHQYYLMKDFQMAAKQLSKKFTPGCYGVETHGEDLDTCIANNMGIIHLRVRHYAVAAKFFQNAISFDSKFSSNLKNVPLHYLSAPRSREVLYNLGISMLHLRRPKEAFECFLIALKTYHKNPRLWFRLAEACIMFNEMTNLENDKKPIIAAIVCPGSRRKFIFQPTPKLAYPENVQSAAIPETNLEFAALCLRNALYLHNTYKTQFTTSNTEDADTQSWSSINDDNICNPSMPISKESFANLGAAISAAYSYVSLRLGDYVLALEYANELLRMDGISESYEMLGHMYSGEALMMMDKLSEARIHLEPKFISAPNAFDFETKDWQVKSIEAAQSIMTYNLVVCMIMQGELDIGKALLTTCTHPIVNAKVMALKTYIDIVSKGGP